The Bacillus carboniphilus genome contains a region encoding:
- a CDS encoding transglycosylase domain-containing protein produces the protein MEVITTKRFKKTVKLLRAFLFLSAIATTFFLCLLLVVIIIAKIQGPPSLFVPQSTIIYAEDEQKIGETTNQKRYWVPLDQISTDVINATIATEDRKFYQHHGFDIIRMGGAVIADLKAMAKVQGASTITQQYARNLFLSNEKTWVRKVKEAFYTVRLELNYEKDEILEGYLNTIYYGHGLYGIEAASLYYFNKHAHELTVAESALLAGIPKGPSYYSPETNFEKAKNRQERVLQSMYNEEFITKAQFEEALNEKIVLNGKTKQSNEMVAPYFQVQAIKQAADILNVDREKIDSLGLKIYTSLNLERQQIAEKYMKQIFADESTIQLGFLAMDPLTGKVEAMIGGRDYEESQFNRAIQAKRQPGSTIKPFLYYGGIKEGVTPVTPLRSEPTVFTYDDGRKKYQPSNYHDYYAYDDIDLMHAIALSDNIYAVKMHMFLGMDTLTNSVKEFGVQSPIKEVPSAALGTSPVTLIEMVNGYGHFANGGKEIEPVFVTKIEDTNGQLLYEFNPITNQKLDPKTTFVTTHLMTGMFDSQLNDYTKVTGSGIADLLTHQYAGKSGSTQTDSWMIGFSQNLVAGVWTGYDDPKEIESSEETQYAKKMWAYFMEEALKEDPPKEAPIPDGVVGVMVNVENGLLATEACPVSRLTYFIEGTEPENYCKEHLFDQLPTETQQLNENKERSWLDLIPFWP, from the coding sequence ATGGAGGTCATAACAACAAAAAGATTTAAAAAAACCGTAAAACTATTACGTGCTTTTTTATTTTTAAGCGCAATCGCAACGACCTTCTTTTTATGCCTTTTGTTGGTAGTAATTATCATTGCCAAAATTCAAGGTCCTCCTTCTCTTTTCGTTCCTCAATCAACCATAATATATGCTGAGGATGAACAAAAAATTGGAGAGACTACTAATCAAAAACGATATTGGGTTCCATTAGACCAAATATCAACAGACGTAATTAATGCAACGATTGCAACGGAAGATCGAAAGTTTTATCAGCATCATGGTTTTGACATTATACGAATGGGTGGAGCAGTTATTGCCGACCTTAAAGCAATGGCGAAGGTACAAGGAGCAAGTACCATTACGCAACAATACGCTAGAAATTTATTTCTATCAAATGAAAAGACATGGGTCAGGAAGGTAAAGGAAGCCTTTTACACCGTTCGATTAGAATTGAATTATGAAAAAGACGAAATATTAGAAGGGTATTTAAACACCATTTATTATGGGCATGGACTATACGGAATAGAAGCGGCTTCTTTATACTACTTTAATAAACATGCACATGAATTAACCGTAGCGGAGAGCGCTCTATTAGCTGGGATTCCAAAAGGTCCTAGTTATTATTCACCTGAGACGAACTTTGAGAAAGCAAAAAATAGACAGGAACGTGTCCTTCAATCAATGTACAACGAAGAATTCATTACTAAAGCTCAGTTTGAGGAAGCTCTAAATGAAAAAATAGTATTAAATGGAAAAACAAAGCAATCTAATGAAATGGTTGCCCCCTACTTTCAAGTTCAAGCCATTAAACAAGCAGCTGACATTTTAAATGTAGATCGTGAAAAAATAGATTCACTAGGTTTGAAGATTTATACTTCTTTGAATTTAGAGAGACAGCAAATAGCTGAGAAGTACATGAAACAAATTTTTGCTGATGAATCAACGATACAGCTTGGATTTTTAGCAATGGATCCTTTAACAGGGAAAGTTGAAGCCATGATAGGGGGTAGAGATTATGAAGAAAGTCAATTTAATCGAGCCATTCAAGCAAAAAGACAGCCTGGTTCAACCATCAAGCCATTTTTATATTATGGAGGGATTAAAGAAGGGGTGACTCCTGTTACGCCATTAAGAAGTGAACCTACTGTCTTCACTTATGATGACGGAAGGAAAAAATACCAACCTAGTAACTACCATGATTACTATGCATACGATGATATTGATCTCATGCATGCTATTGCGTTATCAGATAATATTTATGCTGTCAAAATGCATATGTTTTTAGGGATGGATACCTTAACAAATAGCGTGAAGGAGTTCGGGGTTCAAAGCCCAATTAAAGAAGTACCTTCTGCTGCATTAGGAACCTCTCCCGTCACCTTAATTGAAATGGTGAATGGATATGGTCATTTTGCTAATGGTGGAAAAGAGATCGAACCTGTTTTCGTAACAAAGATCGAGGACACTAATGGGCAGTTATTGTATGAGTTCAATCCAATAACCAATCAAAAATTAGATCCTAAAACCACTTTTGTCACAACTCATCTAATGACGGGTATGTTCGATTCTCAATTAAACGATTACACGAAAGTAACTGGTAGTGGAATTGCTGACCTTTTAACGCATCAGTATGCTGGAAAATCTGGCTCTACACAAACAGATAGTTGGATGATTGGTTTTTCCCAAAACCTAGTCGCTGGTGTTTGGACTGGATATGATGATCCTAAAGAAATTGAGTCTTCGGAAGAAACTCAATATGCGAAAAAGATGTGGGCTTATTTTATGGAAGAAGCGTTAAAGGAAGATCCACCTAAAGAAGCGCCAATTCCAGATGGTGTCGTCGGGGTTATGGTCAATGTTGAAAATGGCCTTTTAGCGACTGAGGCATGCCCTGTCTCCCGACTTACCTACTTTATAGAGGGGACGGAACCAGAGAATTATTGTAAGGAGCATCTATTCGATCAGCTTCCTACGGAAACCCAGCAGCTCAATGAAAACAAAGAAAGATCTTGGCTAGATCTTATTCCATTCTGGCCTTAA